Proteins encoded within one genomic window of Brenneria nigrifluens DSM 30175 = ATCC 13028:
- a CDS encoding XRE family transcriptional regulator, with protein sequence MATANINTEMLIWARERSGCSVSEFAHKLTIDEERLLKWESGKQALTFNQAMQFADKAHVPFGYLFLLKPPVETLPIPDLRTLEGKPVSQPSAELLDLVKLMLQRQEWYREYLKQQLAEPNPFVGRFSARTDVNILVEDIRGALGIGLYPERGNSDDHYRDLINRIESLGILVMRQANLGHFTRPLLVEEFRGFAITDEYAPVIFINHADAPGARLFTLIHELCHIWIGQSGISDCDSRTSRREEVLCNAVAAELLVPAEEFSHLWQRDLELWQETSLIWNGISGSVTGCWPAVR encoded by the coding sequence ATGGCCACTGCAAACATCAACACAGAAATGCTGATCTGGGCGCGTGAGCGTTCCGGTTGTTCTGTGTCTGAATTTGCCCATAAGCTTACGATCGATGAAGAACGTCTGTTGAAGTGGGAGTCCGGCAAGCAAGCGCTGACATTTAATCAGGCCATGCAGTTCGCGGATAAAGCCCATGTCCCTTTTGGTTATCTGTTTTTATTAAAGCCTCCCGTTGAAACGCTTCCGATCCCCGATTTAAGAACGCTTGAGGGTAAACCGGTTAGCCAGCCCAGTGCGGAACTGCTGGATTTGGTTAAGCTCATGCTTCAGCGTCAGGAATGGTACAGGGAGTATCTGAAACAACAACTGGCAGAGCCTAATCCCTTTGTCGGGCGTTTTTCTGCCCGTACTGATGTCAACATCCTCGTTGAGGATATCAGAGGGGCACTCGGGATTGGTCTGTATCCCGAACGCGGCAACAGTGATGATCACTACCGGGATCTGATTAATCGCATTGAATCCCTCGGTATTTTAGTCATGCGGCAGGCAAACTTAGGCCACTTCACTCGTCCTCTTTTGGTTGAGGAATTCCGCGGCTTTGCCATTACTGATGAGTATGCGCCAGTTATTTTCATCAATCATGCTGACGCCCCCGGCGCTCGCTTATTTACCCTAATCCATGAGCTGTGCCATATATGGATTGGGCAGTCCGGTATCTCTGATTGTGATAGCCGCACGTCCCGCAGAGAAGAAGTTTTATGTAACGCAGTCGCGGCTGAGTTATTAGTTCCTGCTGAAGAATTCAGCCACCTCTGGCAACGCGATCTTGAGTTGTGGCAGGAAACCTCCCTCATTTGGAACGGCATTTCCGGGTCAGTCACTGGGTGCTGGCCCGCCGTGCGTTAA
- a CDS encoding efflux RND transporter periplasmic adaptor subunit, with translation MTKDRITNKTMALSHRHFLLLPLLIPVAIAVGLLLVCPWADSPTPSSAREQWISVQPQVLENRLGLIGRIQAVQQKILTAPFDSFISEVLTHEGQQVESGQMLLRLDTAQVDIQLRQARIELLKAKREARQLQNWDSSIDVLRARRGVQSAHATLSNTQANLSDTRALFERGIVARIEVETLAQQEKNQQQDLLAAKEELRTVEARGTGEELRIAEMNLINAQAHYQAVSAQREEQELRAPFAGVVMRPVAPDSGKAIVVQPGQQVSQGTPLFVVAGLNRLQVLTQVEETDLYQLKVGMPVQITGDGFSGLILRGNVTSIGMQSNAAESQGAYYDVVVEMDRSLPESRQDIRLGMSAHLQVILHRNENGFAVPVEALSYGEDGKAYILWRPTSGEPMQKVAVTPGKAVAQGVEVSGIDAGEILVPRTHPDNLTSIEPMSINLESH, from the coding sequence ATGACTAAAGATCGCATCACGAACAAAACAATGGCTCTATCCCACCGCCACTTTCTATTACTGCCACTACTGATACCAGTAGCTATAGCCGTTGGTCTACTGCTGGTGTGCCCTTGGGCTGATTCGCCTACGCCCTCTTCTGCACGGGAACAATGGATATCCGTTCAGCCGCAAGTGCTGGAAAACCGGCTTGGTCTTATCGGGCGCATTCAGGCCGTGCAACAGAAAATACTGACCGCCCCTTTTGACTCCTTTATCAGTGAAGTGCTGACCCACGAAGGGCAGCAGGTCGAATCCGGACAGATGCTTCTACGCCTGGACACAGCACAGGTCGACATCCAATTACGGCAAGCCCGGATCGAACTGCTAAAGGCCAAGCGGGAAGCAAGACAATTGCAAAACTGGGATAGTAGCATTGACGTTTTGCGGGCACGACGGGGAGTGCAGTCTGCCCACGCTACGTTGAGCAATACCCAGGCTAATCTTAGTGACACGCGAGCACTCTTTGAACGAGGTATCGTCGCTCGCATAGAAGTAGAAACTCTTGCACAGCAGGAAAAAAACCAGCAGCAGGATTTACTGGCTGCAAAGGAAGAGCTTCGAACGGTGGAAGCACGAGGCACAGGCGAAGAGCTCCGGATCGCTGAAATGAATCTGATCAACGCTCAGGCTCACTATCAAGCTGTGTCGGCGCAGCGCGAGGAACAAGAGTTAAGAGCCCCCTTTGCAGGTGTAGTGATGCGTCCCGTTGCGCCGGATAGTGGCAAAGCCATAGTTGTGCAGCCAGGACAGCAAGTCAGCCAAGGCACCCCACTGTTTGTGGTAGCAGGTCTGAATCGTCTTCAAGTGCTCACACAGGTTGAAGAAACCGACTTGTACCAGCTTAAAGTAGGTATGCCAGTACAAATCACTGGAGATGGTTTTTCAGGGCTGATACTAAGAGGAAATGTCACTAGCATTGGCATGCAAAGCAATGCCGCAGAAAGTCAGGGTGCTTACTACGATGTAGTGGTTGAAATGGATAGGTCTCTGCCGGAGAGCAGACAGGACATTCGCCTAGGTATGAGTGCTCACCTGCAAGTGATTTTGCATCGCAACGAGAATGGCTTCGCTGTTCCAGTTGAAGCTCTATCCTACGGAGAAGATGGAAAAGCATATATACTCTGGCGTCCCACATCCGGCGAACCAATGCAAAAGGTTGCTGTTACGCCGGGCAAGGCCGTAGCCCAAGGAGTGGAAGTGTCAGGGATAGATGCAGGAGAAATATTGGTGCCGCGCACTCATCCAGATAATCTGACTTCCATCGAACCGATGAGCATCAATCTGGAATCTCACTGA
- a CDS encoding type II toxin-antitoxin system RelE/ParE family toxin, translating to MWTIKTTDIFDGWFSSLSTIDRTNVLASLIVLRQKGPGLPRPYADTIKGSRYSNMKELRVQSRGDPIRVFFAFDPYRTGILLCGGNKVGNEKRFYDQMIPVADREFTNYLKTLDDKE from the coding sequence GTGTGGACGATTAAAACAACGGACATATTTGACGGCTGGTTCAGTTCACTCAGTACCATCGATCGAACCAACGTGCTGGCATCGCTTATCGTTCTGCGGCAAAAAGGGCCGGGTTTGCCCAGACCTTATGCCGATACGATTAAAGGCTCTCGCTACAGCAACATGAAAGAACTACGCGTTCAGAGCCGGGGCGATCCGATACGGGTGTTTTTCGCCTTCGATCCTTACCGAACCGGCATTCTGCTTTGCGGCGGTAACAAGGTCGGCAATGAAAAACGTTTTTATGACCAGATGATCCCGGTTGCTGACCGGGAATTCACGAATTATCTGAAGACATTAGATGATAAGGAGTAA
- a CDS encoding TolC family protein codes for MTILSVAKGHAETLLNPSQASRINASGHTDAKISLNTEIIDLTLSDTIYLGLRNNRAIRSAYLDRIAQKFDLRVAEDRFTPKLMFSGSYLSTRNQADRYKQGNLTPTSTMLTPYGTHFSLSWTYRHTDANQAGLSRNDGANITVIQPLLRGVGKEIATAPVRLARLTEQVNRLNLKSTLSQTITQIIALYRELLQAQEQLKIAWDALDRARQLVEVNRAMIAAGRMAEFEIVQTEAEVASQELAYEQARNQLDMARLALLQLLALDLHSPIVATDALQAQRVEVQVARALQQAQASQPNYLIQLIAGEQAAINLAVARNDRLWDVSLVGGASQVRDRTALGGASHTWDNYVGVQVKIPIGDMSTRQAEVQALVNVRNQDIQLTEAHQQLERDVTNAVRDIGTRWRQFEIAQRVRDLSRRKLEIEREKLTVGRSSNFQVLSFENDLLNAENARLNALISYLNAQSELDLTLGTTLQSWNISLND; via the coding sequence ATGACAATTCTTAGCGTAGCGAAGGGACATGCGGAGACACTCCTGAATCCATCTCAAGCCTCCCGGATCAATGCAAGCGGCCATACCGATGCCAAAATTTCACTTAATACCGAAATCATTGACCTGACATTGAGTGATACCATCTATCTGGGACTGCGTAACAACCGTGCCATCCGCAGTGCCTATCTGGACCGTATAGCGCAAAAATTCGATCTGAGAGTGGCCGAGGACCGCTTCACGCCTAAGCTAATGTTTTCGGGCAGTTACCTGTCAACGCGCAACCAGGCAGATCGTTATAAGCAAGGCAATCTGACCCCGACATCAACCATGCTGACGCCTTATGGTACCCACTTCAGCTTGAGCTGGACCTACCGACATACAGATGCCAATCAGGCGGGATTGTCACGCAACGACGGCGCAAATATCACCGTCATTCAGCCTTTGTTGCGTGGAGTGGGAAAAGAGATTGCCACTGCACCGGTACGCCTTGCTCGGCTGACCGAGCAAGTCAATCGGTTGAACTTGAAATCCACTCTTTCGCAGACAATCACGCAGATCATTGCGTTGTACCGCGAACTACTACAGGCGCAGGAACAGTTGAAAATCGCGTGGGATGCTCTGGATCGCGCACGCCAGTTGGTAGAGGTTAACCGGGCCATGATCGCTGCAGGCCGCATGGCTGAGTTCGAGATTGTGCAGACAGAGGCTGAAGTCGCTTCTCAGGAACTCGCGTACGAACAAGCCCGCAACCAACTGGATATGGCGCGCTTGGCATTGCTGCAACTGTTGGCCTTGGATCTGCACTCACCAATTGTGGCGACCGATGCGTTGCAAGCACAGCGTGTGGAAGTTCAGGTTGCTAGGGCGTTACAACAAGCGCAAGCGTCCCAGCCTAACTATCTGATTCAGCTTATCGCTGGCGAGCAGGCTGCCATCAATCTAGCAGTTGCACGCAATGATAGGCTGTGGGACGTTTCTCTTGTGGGGGGCGCTAGTCAGGTACGCGACAGAACGGCCTTGGGGGGAGCGTCTCACACCTGGGATAACTATGTCGGTGTACAGGTGAAAATCCCCATTGGTGATATGAGCACACGACAAGCTGAGGTACAGGCACTGGTCAATGTGCGCAATCAAGATATCCAACTGACCGAAGCCCATCAGCAATTGGAACGCGATGTTACCAATGCTGTACGCGACATCGGTACACGATGGCGACAGTTTGAGATCGCTCAACGCGTCCGCGACTTGTCGCGCCGCAAGCTGGAGATCGAACGGGAAAAACTCACCGTAGGGCGCTCCAGCAACTTCCAGGTACTGAGTTTTGAGAATGACCTGCTCAATGCTGAAAATGCCCGGCTCAATGCCCTCATCAGCTACCTGAACGCCCAGTCCGAACTCGATCTGACGTTGGGCACTACTCTGCAAAGCTGGAATATCTCGCTCAATGACTAA
- a CDS encoding helix-turn-helix domain-containing protein — translation MNQQDWHPADIIAALKKRGTSMAAVSRNAGLASSTLANALTKHWPKGERLIAEALGVEPEQIWPSRYH, via the coding sequence ATGAACCAACAGGACTGGCATCCCGCTGATATTATTGCGGCGCTGAAAAAGCGCGGAACGTCGATGGCAGCGGTTTCGCGTAATGCAGGGCTAGCCTCTTCCACGCTGGCGAATGCGCTGACAAAACACTGGCCCAAAGGGGAAAGGCTGATTGCTGAAGCGCTGGGCGTCGAGCCTGAGCAAATCTGGCCTTCTCGCTACCATTGA
- a CDS encoding flagellar protein FlhE, translating to MLLANATITTVRYRWGYQFPRPTGLRVLLCNDGGTKCFDVTTVGSGTVNFDGESVSANTPVRFYARVDGTGTMSPLIGEQGQFRSEL from the coding sequence GTGCTCCTAGCCAACGCCACTATTACCACCGTGCGGTATCGATGGGGATATCAATTTCCACGCCCAACTGGCCTCAGAGTTCTGCTGTGCAATGATGGTGGTACCAAATGTTTCGATGTGACTACTGTGGGGTCTGGTACGGTTAACTTTGATGGTGAGAGTGTAAGCGCTAACACGCCAGTCCGTTTCTATGCTCGCGTGGATGGAACCGGAACCATGTCACCTCTTATTGGAGAACAAGGCCAATTTCGTAGTGAATTATAA
- a CDS encoding ABC transporter permease: MHDSRTPNYGMTPLQMLYEPLNNLRLLGRRTLLALLGIAMGCAAVVALLNIGYNAQNEAISVFRGMGSNLLVASVQPHIGRHKARPSLPAELDIAALRQELPGIQAAAALIPSSTSARVHGRTINTIVIGSGAELPAVMSMTLAKGRFLSDFDARNTYPFWEPM, translated from the coding sequence ATGCATGATTCTAGAACACCCAATTACGGCATGACTCCGCTACAGATGCTGTATGAGCCACTAAATAACTTACGTTTGCTGGGGCGGCGTACCTTGTTGGCCTTGCTGGGTATTGCTATGGGGTGTGCAGCCGTGGTGGCCCTGCTGAACATTGGATACAATGCTCAGAACGAGGCCATAAGCGTGTTTCGTGGTATGGGCAGCAATCTATTAGTTGCCAGCGTTCAACCCCATATCGGCCGTCATAAAGCACGACCATCGCTCCCTGCGGAGCTGGATATTGCCGCTTTGCGTCAGGAACTGCCTGGCATACAAGCTGCTGCTGCGTTAATCCCGAGCAGTACCAGCGCACGTGTGCATGGACGCACCATCAATACCATAGTTATTGGTAGTGGAGCGGAACTTCCGGCTGTCATGAGTATGACGCTTGCAAAAGGCCGCTTTCTGAGTGATTTCGATGCCCGTAATACTTATCCGTTCTGGGAGCCAATGTAG
- a CDS encoding ABC transporter ATP-binding protein: MLMKQDEGFVCLQNITQAYNTGTSITPVLRDISLCIPEGQSCSIVGASGSGKSTLLNLIGLLDQPISGRLFLAGQDMTQSTVNARAEMRNLRIGFIFQNFNLLPRLNALDNVALPLLYRGVSRQAARQAALTKLALVGLSDRIHHRPADLSGGQRQRVAIARALVGNPALLLADEPTGNLDSQTSSDILELLLVLNRERGTTLVLVTHDYSIAKRMARCIQVCDGRIQEATHA; this comes from the coding sequence ATGCTCATGAAGCAAGACGAAGGATTCGTTTGCCTACAAAACATCACACAGGCATACAATACAGGCACGTCCATCACGCCAGTGCTGCGTGACATTTCGCTGTGTATTCCAGAGGGACAAAGCTGTTCTATTGTGGGCGCATCCGGTTCAGGTAAAAGCACCCTGCTCAACCTTATAGGTTTGTTGGATCAGCCCATCTCGGGACGTCTTTTCCTCGCGGGTCAAGATATGACACAGTCCACCGTCAATGCCCGTGCCGAGATGCGTAACCTACGTATCGGCTTTATCTTCCAGAATTTCAACCTGCTTCCCCGGCTTAATGCGTTGGACAACGTGGCATTACCACTGCTCTATCGGGGTGTATCGCGCCAAGCTGCACGCCAAGCGGCGCTTACAAAACTGGCGCTGGTTGGCCTTTCTGACCGGATCCACCATCGGCCAGCTGATTTATCAGGTGGTCAACGTCAGCGCGTGGCGATAGCCCGCGCATTGGTGGGTAATCCTGCCTTACTACTTGCCGACGAACCCACCGGCAACCTAGATAGCCAGACCTCCAGTGACATCCTTGAGTTGCTGCTTGTGTTGAACCGCGAACGTGGAACTACGCTGGTTCTGGTCACGCATGACTACAGTATTGCCAAACGCATGGCCCGCTGCATTCAGGTATGCGATGGTCGCATCCAGGAAGCGACGCATGCATGA
- a CDS encoding helix-turn-helix domain-containing protein: protein MGRTLEQLLADEKPEVVADAQAMAADILLNIHLAELREIVQKTQVEIAQALGIRQPTVAGMEKPGRDLKLSTLKRYVEATGGKLRLDVELPDGSHYGFVL from the coding sequence ATGGGCAGAACGCTCGAACAGCTTCTTGCGGATGAAAAACCGGAAGTCGTGGCCGACGCTCAGGCGATGGCGGCGGACATCCTGCTCAACATCCACCTTGCCGAACTGCGTGAGATAGTGCAAAAAACGCAGGTGGAAATAGCACAGGCTCTGGGCATCAGGCAGCCTACCGTTGCCGGTATGGAAAAACCGGGGCGCGATCTGAAACTGTCCACGCTTAAACGTTACGTTGAGGCGACCGGCGGCAAACTGCGCCTTGATGTTGAACTGCCGGATGGTTCTCACTACGGATTTGTACTGTAA
- a CDS encoding ABC transporter permease, with protein sequence MGSHIQLGGYLFEVVGILQSQGHNPLLPVSVDDAIWVPITGMRRVLSSPQISTIVASCRDSDILTDVASRLRVWLIDRIPGVDINMQIPLQLLDGIAQQSRMFSWLLAGLGGISLLVGGIGVMNVMVMNVSERRREIGVRMALGARPRDIAILFLLEAIVLAAVGALFGATIGLGMAWLFVYFSDWSSFVLSASALPLGIGSAIVIGLFFGLSPAITAARLEPVEALRDE encoded by the coding sequence TTGGGCAGCCATATCCAGCTTGGTGGTTATCTGTTCGAGGTCGTCGGCATCCTGCAATCTCAGGGTCACAATCCGTTACTGCCGGTATCGGTAGACGACGCCATTTGGGTGCCCATTACCGGGATGCGCCGAGTACTTTCTTCTCCTCAGATTTCCACAATCGTGGCCAGTTGCCGTGACAGTGACATCCTGACCGATGTCGCATCCAGGTTGCGGGTTTGGCTGATTGACAGAATACCGGGCGTTGATATCAACATGCAGATCCCCCTGCAATTGCTCGATGGTATCGCCCAGCAATCGCGCATGTTCTCATGGCTACTTGCAGGACTAGGGGGAATATCACTGCTGGTAGGTGGGATCGGCGTAATGAATGTGATGGTGATGAATGTGTCGGAGCGCCGTCGAGAAATCGGTGTGCGCATGGCCCTGGGGGCACGTCCTAGGGATATCGCTATCCTCTTTCTTCTGGAGGCCATAGTTCTTGCGGCAGTTGGCGCATTGTTTGGCGCTACGATTGGCTTGGGTATGGCTTGGCTGTTTGTCTATTTCTCCGACTGGTCAAGCTTTGTGCTATCAGCATCTGCGCTTCCGTTGGGCATAGGCAGCGCTATCGTTATCGGGTTGTTCTTCGGGCTGTCGCCTGCCATTACGGCTGCACGTCTGGAGCCTGTGGAGGCGCTGCGAGATGAGTAG
- a CDS encoding DEAD/DEAH box helicase family protein, with protein MNSHSQNTGFQFDSHQQYQLDAINAVVDLFDGQPKDADKIAIALRGSVASREGELDLGIEQEIGAIGNNLVLDEGTILANLQTVQDRNGLEVSEKLVDDKLDFDIEMETGTGKTYVYLRTIFELAKKYGFTKFIVLVPSVAIREGVNTSIRLMREHFRSLYPAQPFDANVYSGDKAEEVQAFATATNVQILVMTIDAIRGNKNTRIIHQQRDKLNGLRPLDYLKGTHPVVIMDEPQNMESLLSQSAVGELDPVFTLRYSATHKQRRNLVYRLDPVDAHDLGLVKQIVVAEVAQHGADVAPYVKLLEVKDTKAAKLELACRKADGSIARRSKKVKPHQELSDVTGNPAYTGWRINALSIAAFGTPASIELTPNGNLLCEGESLGGATGAIYKEMIRETVREHLRKEAMLRPKGIKVLSLFFVDKVASFLGDGVNNEDANGEFTKWFDEVFREERSKSGVYQTLLPQDPCELRRAYFSQLKTRVGTTFVDSSGTTAKDDDAYKLIMQDKQRLLDDAEPVRFIFSHSALREGWDNPNVFQICTLREMGAETERRQTLGRGLRLPVAKTVKGYERVTDRSVAQLTVVANESYATFAQNLQAEYREAGVAIGQVRPNEFAKLMKRDPHGAMTDDMLGFKTSSAIFKHLENAGFIEDGKTTSMFLPDAAGFSLHLPAEFRSYESDIIGCILNAGIEKYVKPVSMRAKRKFNKELYASPDFERLWRAISQKTTYRVTVKHPMLIEACIKAIKAEPKIQPLRIDVTRAGVRVLRGGTQGQELSARTVDLKGSYDLPDIIGELQQGTSLTRKTLVDILTGSGRLDEFIANPNDFMAMVLRCVEGELQRVIVEGVQYEKIGGSIYELRELQADGLAEKDFFKEHLYRVEHPEKTDFDYVVFDGGPDSPERKFAEFLDHREDIRLFMKLPPRFQIDTPVGPYNPDWAIIKSEDGEDRIYMVRETKSTMDEQKRRPSENAKIKSAEAHFREIGIEYAVSVPEQWNI; from the coding sequence ATGAACAGTCATTCTCAAAATACAGGCTTCCAATTTGATTCGCATCAGCAATATCAGCTTGATGCCATCAATGCCGTGGTGGATTTGTTCGATGGTCAGCCAAAGGATGCCGACAAGATCGCGATTGCCTTGCGTGGCAGCGTTGCCAGTCGGGAAGGTGAGCTGGATTTAGGCATTGAACAGGAGATTGGTGCTATCGGCAATAATCTGGTACTGGATGAAGGCACTATCCTTGCTAACTTACAAACAGTACAGGATCGCAACGGGCTGGAGGTAAGCGAAAAACTGGTTGATGACAAACTGGATTTCGACATCGAAATGGAGACTGGTACGGGTAAAACTTACGTTTATCTGCGCACTATTTTCGAACTGGCAAAGAAATATGGCTTCACCAAGTTTATCGTCCTGGTTCCCAGCGTCGCCATCCGTGAAGGGGTGAACACCAGTATTCGTCTGATGCGCGAGCACTTCCGCAGCCTCTATCCGGCGCAGCCTTTCGATGCGAATGTCTACAGCGGCGACAAGGCTGAGGAAGTACAGGCCTTTGCTACTGCGACCAACGTGCAAATACTGGTGATGACGATCGATGCGATACGCGGTAACAAGAATACGCGCATCATTCACCAGCAGCGCGACAAACTCAATGGCTTGCGTCCTCTGGATTACCTGAAAGGCACGCATCCCGTGGTTATCATGGATGAACCACAGAATATGGAATCACTGTTATCGCAGTCCGCAGTGGGCGAGCTCGATCCCGTATTTACGCTGCGCTACTCGGCCACGCATAAGCAGCGGAGAAATCTGGTCTATCGGCTCGATCCGGTTGACGCGCACGATCTCGGTTTGGTGAAGCAGATCGTAGTGGCTGAAGTCGCACAGCACGGTGCGGATGTTGCGCCTTACGTCAAGTTGCTGGAAGTGAAAGACACGAAAGCCGCGAAACTTGAACTGGCTTGCCGCAAGGCGGATGGCTCTATCGCACGTCGTAGCAAAAAGGTCAAGCCGCACCAGGAGTTGTCAGACGTCACGGGAAATCCTGCTTATACAGGTTGGCGTATTAATGCTTTGAGCATTGCCGCTTTCGGTACGCCTGCCAGTATTGAACTGACGCCGAATGGAAACCTGTTATGCGAAGGTGAATCCCTGGGGGGCGCAACGGGCGCGATTTACAAGGAGATGATTCGGGAAACCGTGCGCGAGCATTTGCGCAAGGAAGCGATGTTGCGCCCGAAGGGGATTAAAGTATTGAGTCTGTTTTTCGTCGACAAGGTGGCGAGTTTTCTCGGCGACGGGGTGAACAACGAAGACGCAAACGGCGAGTTCACGAAGTGGTTCGATGAGGTGTTCAGGGAAGAGCGTAGCAAGTCTGGCGTCTACCAAACATTGCTGCCGCAGGATCCTTGCGAATTACGGCGGGCGTATTTTTCCCAACTGAAAACGCGTGTTGGCACGACCTTTGTGGATTCGTCAGGCACAACGGCCAAAGATGACGACGCCTACAAACTCATTATGCAAGACAAGCAGCGTCTGCTGGACGACGCAGAACCCGTACGCTTCATCTTTAGCCATTCCGCACTGCGCGAGGGCTGGGACAACCCTAACGTGTTTCAGATTTGTACGCTGCGTGAAATGGGTGCGGAAACGGAACGTCGGCAAACGTTGGGACGTGGTCTGCGCTTGCCAGTGGCGAAAACAGTAAAAGGCTATGAGCGTGTTACCGACCGCAGCGTTGCACAACTCACCGTGGTGGCTAATGAGTCTTATGCGACGTTCGCTCAGAACCTGCAAGCTGAATACAGGGAGGCGGGCGTAGCCATCGGACAGGTACGACCTAATGAATTTGCCAAGTTGATGAAGAGGGATCCTCATGGTGCGATGACCGATGACATGCTGGGGTTCAAGACATCTTCTGCCATATTCAAACATCTGGAAAACGCAGGGTTCATTGAGGATGGTAAGACAACTTCCATGTTTCTGCCGGATGCAGCAGGATTCTCATTACATTTGCCTGCCGAGTTCAGATCCTACGAATCAGATATTATCGGGTGCATCCTTAATGCGGGTATCGAGAAATATGTGAAACCTGTAAGCATGCGGGCCAAGCGTAAATTCAACAAAGAGCTCTACGCCTCGCCGGATTTTGAGAGGCTTTGGCGTGCTATCAGCCAGAAAACTACTTATCGAGTGACAGTTAAACACCCTATGCTGATTGAGGCGTGCATAAAAGCGATCAAGGCTGAACCCAAAATCCAGCCGTTACGTATTGATGTCACACGTGCGGGTGTCAGGGTGCTGCGTGGCGGCACGCAAGGGCAAGAACTGAGTGCACGAACTGTCGACCTCAAAGGCAGCTATGACCTGCCGGACATTATCGGTGAGTTGCAGCAAGGTACGTCTCTTACGCGCAAGACGCTGGTGGATATTCTCACCGGTAGTGGCCGGCTGGACGAGTTCATTGCCAATCCGAACGACTTTATGGCGATGGTACTCCGTTGCGTAGAGGGTGAACTACAGCGCGTCATTGTCGAAGGCGTTCAGTATGAAAAGATCGGCGGCTCCATCTATGAACTCCGCGAGTTGCAAGCCGACGGCCTTGCCGAAAAGGATTTCTTCAAAGAGCATCTGTACCGCGTCGAACACCCCGAGAAAACCGATTTTGATTACGTCGTGTTTGATGGCGGGCCGGACAGCCCAGAGCGAAAGTTCGCAGAGTTTCTCGATCACCGCGAGGATATTAGGCTGTTTATGAAACTACCGCCAAGATTCCAGATTGACACGCCGGTTGGCCCTTATAACCCGGACTGGGCCATCATCAAATCCGAAGACGGCGAGGATCGGATCTATATGGTGCGTGAAACCAAGAGCACCATGGATGAACAAAAAAGGAGACCATCCGAAAATGCCAAAATCAAGTCTGCCGAGGCACACTTCAGAGAAATTGGCATCGAGTATGCGGTTTCAGTACCTGAACAGTGGAATATTTGA